A genomic stretch from Solanum stenotomum isolate F172 chromosome 8, ASM1918654v1, whole genome shotgun sequence includes:
- the LOC125875133 gene encoding trans-cinnamate 4-monooxygenase C4H2 isoform X3: protein MDLLLLEKTLIGLFFAILIAIIVSKLRSKRFKLPPGPIPVPVFGNWLQVGDDLNHRNLTDYAKKFGDVFLLRMGQRNLVVVSSPELAKEVLHTQGVEFGSRTRNVVFDIFTGKGQDMVFTVYGEHWRKMRRIMTVPFFTNKVVQQYRGGWESEAASVVEDVKKSPESATNGIVLRKRLQLMMYNNMFRIMFDRRFESEDDPLFVKLRALNGERSRLAQSFEYNYGDFIPILRPFLRGYLKICKEVKEKRLKLFKDYFVDERKKLANTKSMDSNALKCAIDHILEAQQKGEINEDNVLYIVENINVAAIETTLWSIEWGIAELVNHPHIQKKLRDEIDTVLGPGVQVTEPDMPKLPYLQAVIKETLRLRMAIPLLVPHMNLHDAKLAGYDIPAESKILVNAWWLANDPAHWKKPEEFRPERFFEEEKHVEANGNDFRFLPFGVGRRSCPGIILALPILGITLGRLVQNFEMLPPPGQSKLDTSEKGGQFSLHILKHSTIVMKPRSF, encoded by the exons atGGATCTTCTCTTACTGGAGAAGACCTTAATAGGTCTTTTCTTTGCCATTTTAATCGCTATTATTGTCTCTAAACTTCGTTCCAAGCGATTTAAACTACCCCCAGGTCCAATTCCAGTCCCAGTTTTTGGAAATTGGCTTCAAGTTGGTGATGATTTGAACCATAGAAACCTTACTGACTATGCTAAAAAATTTGGTGATGTTTTCTTGCTTAGAATGGGGCAAAGGAACTTAGTTGTTGTGTCATCCCCTGAATTAGCTAAAGAAGTTTTACACACACAAGGGGTTGAATTTGGTTCAAGAACAAGAAATgttgtttttgatatttttacagGGAAGGGTCAAGATATGGTTTTTACAGTGTATGGTGAGCACTGGAGGAAAATGAGGAGGATTATGACTGTACCCTTTTTTACAAATAAGGTGGTGCAGCAGTATAGAGGAGGGTGGGAGTCTGAGGCTGCTAGTGTAGTTGAGGATGTGAAGAAAAGCCCTGAATCTGCTACAAATGGGATTGTTTTGAGGAAAAGATTGCAGCTTATGATGTATAATAACATGTTTAGGATTATGTTTGATAGGAGATTTGAGAGTGAAGATGATCCCCTTTTTGTTAAGCTTAGGGCTTTGAATGGTGAGAGGAGTAGATTGGCTCAGAGCTTTGAGTACAACTATGGTGATTTTATCCCTATTTTGAGGCCTTTCTTGAGAGGATACTTGAAGATTTGTAAGGAGGTTAAGGAGAAGAGGTTGAAGCTATTCAAAGACTACTTTGTTGATGAAAGAAA GAAGCTTGCAAATACCAAGAGCATGGACAGCAATGCTCTAAAATGTGCAATTGATCACATTCTTGAAGCTCAACAGAAGGGAGAGATCAACGAGGATAACGTTCTTTACATCGTTGAGAACATCAATGTTGCTG CAATCGAAACAACATTGTGGTCAATTGAGTGGGGTATCGCGGAACTAGTCAACCACCCTCACATCCAAAAGAAACTCCGTGACGAGATTGATACAGTTCTTGGACCAGGAGTGCAAGTAACTGAGCCAGACATGCCCAAGCTTCCGTACCTTCAGGCTGTGATCAAGGAGACTCTTAGACTCAGGATGGCAATTCCTCTTTTAGTCCCACACATGAACCTTCATGATGCAAAGCTTGCTGGATACGATATTCCAGCTGAAAGCAAAATCTTAGTTAACGCTTGGTGGCTAGCTAACGACCCCGCTCACTGGAAGAAACCTGAAGAGTTCAGACCTGAGAG GTTCTTCGAAGAGGAGAAGCACGTTGAGGCCAATGGCAATGACTTTAGATTTCTTCCTTTCGGTGTTGGTAGGAGGAGTTGCCCCGGAATTATCCTTGCTTTGCCAATTCTCGGCATCACTTTGGGACGTTTGGTGCAGAACTTTGAGATGTTGCCTCCTCCAGGGCAGTCGAAACTCGACACCTCGGAGAAAGGTGGACAGTTCAGTCTCCACATTTTGAAGCATTCTACCATTGTGATGAAACCAAGATCTTTCTGA
- the LOC125875133 gene encoding trans-cinnamate 4-monooxygenase C4H2 isoform X6 encodes MDLLLLEKTLIGLFFAILIAIIVSKLRSKRFKLPPGPIPVPVFGNWLQVGDDLNHRNLTDYAKKFGDVFLLRMGQRNLVVVSSPELAKEVLHTQGVEFGSRTRNVVFDIFTGKGQDMVFTVYGEHWRKMRRIMTVPFFTNKVVQQYRGGWESEAASVVEDVKKSPESATNGIVLRKRLQLMMYNNMFRIMFDRRFESEDDPLFVKLRALNGERSRLAQSFEYNYGDFIPILRPFLRGYLKICKEVKEKRLKLFKDYFVDERKKLANTKSMDSNALKCAIDHILEAQQKGEINEDNVLYIVENINVAAIETTLWSIEWGIAELVNHPHIQKKLRDEIDTVLGPGVQVTEPDMPKLPYLQAVIKETLRLRMAIPLLVPHMNLHDAKLAGYDIPAESKILVNAWWLANDPAHWKKPEEFRPERFFEEEKHVEANGNDFRFLPFGVGRRSCPGIILALPILGITLGRLVQNFEMLPPPGQSKLDTSEKGGQFSLHILKHSTIVMKPRSF; translated from the exons atGGATCTTCTCTTACTGGAGAAGACCTTAATAGGTCTTTTCTTTGCCATTTTAATCGCTATTATTGTCTCTAAACTTCGTTCCAAGCGATTTAAACTACCCCCAGGTCCAATTCCAGTCCCAGTTTTTGGAAATTGGCTTCAAGTTGGTGATGATTTGAACCATAGAAACCTTACTGACTATGCTAAAAAATTTGGTGATGTTTTCTTGCTTAGAATGGGGCAAAGGAACTTAGTTGTTGTGTCATCCCCTGAATTAGCTAAAGAAGTTTTACACACACAAGGGGTTGAATTTGGTTCAAGAACAAGAAATgttgtttttgatatttttacagGGAAGGGTCAAGATATGGTTTTTACAGTGTATGGTGAGCACTGGAGGAAAATGAGGAGGATTATGACTGTACCCTTTTTTACAAATAAGGTGGTGCAGCAGTATAGAGGAGGGTGGGAGTCTGAGGCTGCTAGTGTAGTTGAGGATGTGAAGAAAAGCCCTGAATCTGCTACAAATGGGATTGTTTTGAGGAAAAGATTGCAGCTTATGATGTATAATAACATGTTTAGGATTATGTTTGATAGGAGATTTGAGAGTGAAGATGATCCCCTTTTTGTTAAGCTTAGGGCTTTGAATGGTGAGAGGAGTAGATTGGCTCAGAGCTTTGAGTACAACTATGGTGATTTTATCCCTATTTTGAGGCCTTTCTTGAGAGGATACTTGAAGATTTGTAAGGAGGTTAAGGAGAAGAGGTTGAAGCTATTCAAAGACTACTTTGTTGATGAAAGAAA GAAGCTTGCAAATACCAAGAGCATGGACAGCAATGCTCTAAAATGTGCAATTGATCACATTCTTGAAGCTCAACAGAAGGGAGAGATCAACGAGGATAACGTTCTTTACATCGTTGAGAACATCAATGTTGCTG CAATCGAAACAACATTGTGGTCAATTGAGTGGGGTATCGCGGAACTAGTCAACCACCCTCACATCCAAAAGAAACTCCGTGACGAGATTGATACAGTTCTTGGACCAGGAGTGCAAGTAACTGAGCCAGACATGCCCAAGCTTCCGTACCTTCAGGCTGTGATCAAGGAGACTCTTAGACTCAGGATGGCAATTCCTCTTTTAGTCCCACACATGAACCTTCATGATGCAAAGCTTGCTGGATACGATATTCCAGCTGAAAGCAAAATCTTAGTTAACGCTTGGTGGCTAGCTAACGACCCCGCTCACTGGAAGAAACCTGAAGAGTTCAGAC CCGAGAGGTTCTTCGAAGAGGAGAAGCACGTTGAGGCCAATGGCAATGACTTTAGATTTCTTCCTTTCGGTGTTGGTAGGAGGAGTTGCCCCGGAATTATCCTTGCTTTGCCAATTCTCGGCATCACTTTGGGACGTTTGGTGCAGAACTTTGAGATGTTGCCTCCTCCAGGGCAGTCGAAACTCGACACCTCGGAGAAAGGTGGACAGTTCAGTCTCCACATTTTGAAGCATTCTACCATTGTGATGAAACCAAGATCTTTCTGA
- the LOC125875133 gene encoding trans-cinnamate 4-monooxygenase C4H2 isoform X5, whose product MDLLLLEKTLIGLFFAILIAIIVSKLRSKRFKLPPGPIPVPVFGNWLQVGDDLNHRNLTDYAKKFGDVFLLRMGQRNLVVVSSPELAKEVLHTQGVEFGSRTRNVVFDIFTGKGQDMVFTVYGEHWRKMRRIMTVPFFTNKVVQQYRGGWESEAASVVEDVKKSPESATNGIVLRKRLQLMMYNNMFRIMFDRRFESEDDPLFVKLRALNGERSRLAQSFEYNYGDFIPILRPFLRGYLKICKEVKEKRLKLFKDYFVDERKKLANTKSMDSNALKCAIDHILDAQQKGEINEDNVLYIVENINVAAIETTLWSIEWGIAELVNHPHIQKKLRDEIDTVLGPGVQVTEPDMPKLPYLQAVIKETLRLRMAIPLLVPHMNLHDAKLAGYDIPAESKILVNAWWLANNPAHWKKPEEFRPERFFEEEKHVEANGNDFRFLPFGVGRRSCPGIILALPILGITLGRLVQNFEMLPPPGQSKLDTSEKGGQFSLHILKHSTIVMKPRSF is encoded by the exons atGGATCTTCTCTTACTGGAGAAGACCTTAATAGGTCTTTTCTTTGCCATTTTAATCGCTATTATTGTCTCTAAACTTCGTTCCAAGCGATTTAAACTACCCCCAGGTCCAATTCCAGTCCCAGTTTTTGGAAATTGGCTTCAAGTTGGTGATGATTTGAACCATAGAAACCTTACTGACTATGCTAAAAAATTTGGTGATGTTTTCTTGCTTAGAATGGGGCAAAGGAACTTAGTTGTTGTGTCATCCCCTGAATTAGCTAAAGAAGTTTTACACACACAAGGGGTTGAATTTGGTTCAAGAACAAGAAATgttgtttttgatatttttacagGGAAGGGTCAAGATATGGTTTTTACAGTGTATGGTGAGCACTGGAGGAAAATGAGGAGGATTATGACTGTACCCTTTTTTACAAATAAGGTGGTGCAGCAGTATAGAGGAGGGTGGGAGTCTGAGGCTGCTAGTGTAGTTGAGGATGTGAAGAAAAGCCCTGAATCTGCTACAAATGGGATTGTTTTGAGGAAAAGATTGCAGCTTATGATGTATAATAACATGTTTAGGATTATGTTTGATAGGAGATTTGAGAGTGAAGATGATCCCCTTTTTGTTAAGCTTAGGGCTTTGAATGGTGAGAGGAGTAGATTGGCTCAGAGCTTTGAGTACAACTATGGTGATTTTATCCCTATTTTGAGGCCTTTCTTGAGAGGATACTTGAAGATTTGTAAGGAGGTTAAGGAGAAGAGGTTGAAGCTATTCAAAGACTACTTTGTTGATGAAAGAAA GAAGCTTGCAAATACCAAGAGCATGGACAGCAATGCTCTAAAATGTGCCATTGATCACATTCTTGATGCTCAACAGAAGGGAGAGATCAACGAGGATAACGTTCTTTACATTGTTGAGAACATTAATGTTGCTG CAATCGAAACAACATTATGGTCAATTGAGTGGGGTATCGCGGAACTAGTCAACCACCCTCACATCCAAAAGAAACTCCGTGACGAGATTGATACAGTTCTTGGACCAGGAGTGCAAGTAACTGAGCCAGACATGCCCAAGCTTCCGTACCTTCAGGCTGTGATCAAGGAGACTCTTAGACTCCGGATGGCAATTCCTCTCTTGGTCCCACACATGAACCTTCATGATGCAAAGCTTGCTGGATATGATATTCCAGCTGAGAGCAAAATCTTGGTCAATGCTTGGTGGCTAGCTAACAACCCCGCTCACTGGAAGAAACCAGAAGAGTTCAGACCCGAGAGGTTCTTCGAAGAGGAGAAGCACGTTGAGGCCAATGGCAATGACTTTAGATTTCTTCCTTTCGGTGTTGGTAGGAGGAGTTGCCCCGGAATTATCCTTGCTTTGCCAATTCTCGGCATCACTTTGGGACGTTTGGTGCAGAACTTTGAGATGTTGCCTCCTCCAGGGCAGTCGAAACTCGACACCTCGGAGAAAGGTGGACAGTTCAGTCTCCACATTTTGAAGCATTCTACCATTGTGATGAAACCAAGATCTTTCTGA
- the LOC125875133 gene encoding trans-cinnamate 4-monooxygenase C4H2 isoform X4 — translation MDLLLLEKTLIGLFFAILIAIIVSKLRSKRFKLPPGPIPVPVFGNWLQVGDDLNHRNLTDYAKKFGDVFLLRMGQRNLVVVSSPELAKEVLHTQGVEFGSRTRNVVFDIFTGKGQDMVFTVYGEHWRKMRRIMTVPFFTNKVVQQYRGGWESEAASVVEDVKKSPESATNGIVLRKRLQLMMYNNMFRIMFDRRFESEDDPLFVKLRALNGERSRLAQSFEYNYGDFIPILRPFLRGYLKICKEVKEKRLKLFKDYFVDERKKLANTKSMDSNALKCAIDHILEAQQKGEINEDNVLYIVENINVAAIETTLWSIEWGIAELVNHPHIQKKLRDEIDTVLGPGVQVTEPDMPKLPYLQAVIKETLRLRMAIPLLVPHMNLHDAKLAGYDIPAESKILVNAWWLANNPAHWKKPEEFRPERFFEEEKHVEANGNDFRFLPFGVGRRSCPGIILALPILGITLGRLVQNFEMLPPPGQSKLDTSEKGGQFSLHILKHSTIVMKPRSF, via the exons atGGATCTTCTCTTACTGGAGAAGACCTTAATAGGTCTTTTCTTTGCCATTTTAATCGCTATTATTGTCTCTAAACTTCGTTCCAAGCGATTTAAACTACCCCCAGGTCCAATTCCAGTCCCAGTTTTTGGAAATTGGCTTCAAGTTGGTGATGATTTGAACCATAGAAACCTTACTGACTATGCTAAAAAATTTGGTGATGTTTTCTTGCTTAGAATGGGGCAAAGGAACTTAGTTGTTGTGTCATCCCCTGAATTAGCTAAAGAAGTTTTACACACACAAGGGGTTGAATTTGGTTCAAGAACAAGAAATgttgtttttgatatttttacagGGAAGGGTCAAGATATGGTTTTTACAGTGTATGGTGAGCACTGGAGGAAAATGAGGAGGATTATGACTGTACCCTTTTTTACAAATAAGGTGGTGCAGCAGTATAGAGGAGGGTGGGAGTCTGAGGCTGCTAGTGTAGTTGAGGATGTGAAGAAAAGCCCTGAATCTGCTACAAATGGGATTGTTTTGAGGAAAAGATTGCAGCTTATGATGTATAATAACATGTTTAGGATTATGTTTGATAGGAGATTTGAGAGTGAAGATGATCCCCTTTTTGTTAAGCTTAGGGCTTTGAATGGTGAGAGGAGTAGATTGGCTCAGAGCTTTGAGTACAACTATGGTGATTTTATCCCTATTTTGAGGCCTTTCTTGAGAGGATACTTGAAGATTTGTAAGGAGGTTAAGGAGAAGAGGTTGAAGCTATTCAAAGACTACTTTGTTGATGAAAGAAA GAAGCTTGCAAATACCAAGAGCATGGACAGCAATGCTCTAAAATGTGCAATTGATCACATTCTTGAAGCTCAACAGAAGGGAGAGATCAACGAGGATAACGTTCTTTACATCGTTGAGAACATCAATGTTGCTG CAATCGAAACAACATTGTGGTCAATTGAGTGGGGTATCGCGGAACTAGTCAACCACCCTCACATCCAAAAGAAACTCCGTGACGAGATTGATACAGTTCTTGGACCAGGAGTGCAAGTAACTGAGCCAGACATGCCCAAGCTTCCGTACCTTCAGGCTGTGATCAAGGAGACTCTTAGACTCAGGATGGCAATTCCTCTTTTAGTCCCACACATGAAC CTTCATGATGCAAAGCTTGCTGGATATGATATTCCAGCTGAGAGCAAAATCTTGGTCAATGCTTGGTGGCTAGCTAACAACCCCGCTCACTGGAAGAAACCAGAAGAGTTCAGACCCGAGAGGTTCTTCGAAGAGGAGAAGCACGTTGAGGCCAATGGCAATGACTTTAGATTTCTTCCTTTCGGTGTTGGTAGGAGGAGTTGCCCCGGAATTATCCTTGCTTTGCCAATTCTCGGCATCACTTTGGGACGTTTGGTGCAGAACTTTGAGATGTTGCCTCCTCCAGGGCAGTCGAAACTCGACACCTCGGAGAAAGGTGGACAGTTCAGTCTCCACATTTTGAAGCATTCTACCATTGTGATGAAACCAAGATCTTTCTGA
- the LOC125875133 gene encoding trans-cinnamate 4-monooxygenase C4H2 isoform X7 codes for MDLLLLEKTLIGLFFAILIAIIVSKLRSKRFKLPPGPIPVPVFGNWLQVGDDLNHRNLTDYAKKFGDVFLLRMGQRNLVVVSSPELAKEVLHTQGVEFGSRTRNVVFDIFTGKGQDMVFTVYGEHWRKMRRIMTVPFFTNKVVQQYRGGWESEAASVVEDVKKSPESATNGIVLRKRLQLMMYNNMFRIMFDRRFESEDDPLFVKLRALNGERSRLAQSFEYNYGDFIPILRPFLRGYLKICKEVKEKRLKLFKDYFVDERKKLANTKSMDSNALKCAIDHILEAQQKGEINEDNVLYIVENINVAAIETTLWSIEWGIAELVNHPHIQKKLRDEIDTVLGPGVQVTEPDMPKLPYLQAVIKETLRLRMAIPLLVPHMNLHDAKLAGYDIPAESKILVNAWWLANNPAHWKKPEEFRPERFFEEEKHVEANGNDFRFLPFGVGRRSCPGIILALPILGITLGRLVQNFEMLPPPGQSKLDTSEKGGQFSLHILKHSTIVMKPRSF; via the exons atGGATCTTCTCTTACTGGAGAAGACCTTAATAGGTCTTTTCTTTGCCATTTTAATCGCTATTATTGTCTCTAAACTTCGTTCCAAGCGATTTAAACTACCCCCAGGTCCAATTCCAGTCCCAGTTTTTGGAAATTGGCTTCAAGTTGGTGATGATTTGAACCATAGAAACCTTACTGACTATGCTAAAAAATTTGGTGATGTTTTCTTGCTTAGAATGGGGCAAAGGAACTTAGTTGTTGTGTCATCCCCTGAATTAGCTAAAGAAGTTTTACACACACAAGGGGTTGAATTTGGTTCAAGAACAAGAAATgttgtttttgatatttttacagGGAAGGGTCAAGATATGGTTTTTACAGTGTATGGTGAGCACTGGAGGAAAATGAGGAGGATTATGACTGTACCCTTTTTTACAAATAAGGTGGTGCAGCAGTATAGAGGAGGGTGGGAGTCTGAGGCTGCTAGTGTAGTTGAGGATGTGAAGAAAAGCCCTGAATCTGCTACAAATGGGATTGTTTTGAGGAAAAGATTGCAGCTTATGATGTATAATAACATGTTTAGGATTATGTTTGATAGGAGATTTGAGAGTGAAGATGATCCCCTTTTTGTTAAGCTTAGGGCTTTGAATGGTGAGAGGAGTAGATTGGCTCAGAGCTTTGAGTACAACTATGGTGATTTTATCCCTATTTTGAGGCCTTTCTTGAGAGGATACTTGAAGATTTGTAAGGAGGTTAAGGAGAAGAGGTTGAAGCTATTCAAAGACTACTTTGTTGATGAAAGAAA GAAGCTTGCAAATACCAAGAGCATGGACAGCAATGCTCTAAAATGTGCAATTGATCACATTCTTGAAGCTCAACAGAAGGGAGAGATCAACGAGGATAACGTTCTTTACATCGTTGAGAACATCAATGTTGCTG CAATCGAAACAACATTATGGTCAATTGAGTGGGGTATCGCGGAACTAGTCAACCACCCTCACATCCAAAAGAAACTCCGTGACGAGATTGATACAGTTCTTGGACCAGGAGTGCAAGTAACTGAGCCAGACATGCCCAAGCTTCCGTACCTTCAGGCTGTGATCAAGGAGACTCTTAGACTCCGGATGGCAATTCCTCTCTTGGTCCCACACATGAACCTTCATGATGCAAAGCTTGCTGGATATGATATTCCAGCTGAGAGCAAAATCTTGGTCAATGCTTGGTGGCTAGCTAACAACCCCGCTCACTGGAAGAAACCAGAAGAGTTCAGACCCGAGAGGTTCTTCGAAGAGGAGAAGCACGTTGAGGCCAATGGCAATGACTTTAGATTTCTTCCTTTCGGTGTTGGTAGGAGGAGTTGCCCCGGAATTATCCTTGCTTTGCCAATTCTCGGCATCACTTTGGGACGTTTGGTGCAGAACTTTGAGATGTTGCCTCCTCCAGGGCAGTCGAAACTCGACACCTCGGAGAAAGGTGGACAGTTCAGTCTCCACATTTTGAAGCATTCTACCATTGTGATGAAACCAAGATCTTTCTGA
- the LOC125875133 gene encoding trans-cinnamate 4-monooxygenase C4H2 isoform X8 gives MDLLLLEKTLIGLFFAILIAIIVSKLRSKRFKLPPGPIPVPVFGNWLQVGDDLNHRNLTDYAKKFGDVFLLRMGQRNLVVVSSPELAKEVLHTQGVEFGSRTRNVVFDIFTGKGQDMVFTVYGEHWRKMRRIMTVPFFTNKVVQQYRGGWESEAASVVEDVKKSPESATNGIVLRKRLQLMMYNNMFRIMFDRRFESEDDPLFVKLRALNGERSRLAQSFEYNYGDFIPILRPFLRGYLKICKEVKEKRLKLFKDYFVDERKKLANTKSMDSNALKCAIDHILDAQQKGEINEDNVLYIVENINVAAIETTLWSIEWGIAELVNHPHIQKKLRDEIDTVLGPGVQVTEPDMPKLPYLQAVIKETLRLRMAIPLLVPHMNLHDAKLAGYDIPAESKILVNAWWLANNPAHWKKPEEFRPERFFEEEKHVEANGNDFRFLPFGVGRRSCPGIILALPILGITLGRLVQNFEMLPPPGQSKLDTSEKGGQFSLHILKHSTIVMKPRSF, from the exons atGGATCTTCTCTTACTGGAGAAGACCTTAATAGGTCTTTTCTTTGCCATTTTAATCGCTATTATTGTCTCTAAACTTCGTTCCAAGCGATTTAAACTACCCCCAGGTCCAATTCCAGTCCCAGTTTTTGGAAATTGGCTTCAAGTTGGTGATGATTTGAACCATAGAAACCTTACTGACTATGCTAAAAAATTTGGTGATGTTTTCTTGCTTAGAATGGGGCAAAGGAACTTAGTTGTTGTGTCATCCCCTGAATTAGCTAAAGAAGTTTTACACACACAAGGGGTTGAATTTGGTTCAAGAACAAGAAATgttgtttttgatatttttacagGGAAGGGTCAAGATATGGTTTTTACAGTGTATGGTGAGCACTGGAGGAAAATGAGGAGGATTATGACTGTACCCTTTTTTACAAATAAGGTGGTGCAGCAGTATAGAGGAGGGTGGGAGTCTGAGGCTGCTAGTGTAGTTGAGGATGTGAAGAAAAGCCCTGAATCTGCTACAAATGGGATTGTTTTGAGGAAAAGATTGCAGCTTATGATGTATAATAACATGTTTAGGATTATGTTTGATAGGAGATTTGAGAGTGAAGATGATCCCCTTTTTGTTAAGCTTAGGGCTTTGAATGGTGAGAGGAGTAGATTGGCTCAGAGCTTTGAGTACAACTATGGTGATTTTATCCCTATTTTGAGGCCTTTCTTGAGAGGATACTTGAAGATTTGTAAGGAGGTTAAGGAGAAGAG GTTGAAGCTATTCAAGGACTATTTTGTTGATGAAAGAAA GAAGCTTGCAAATACCAAGAGCATGGACAGCAATGCTCTAAAATGTGCCATTGATCACATTCTTGATGCTCAACAGAAGGGAGAGATCAACGAGGATAACGTTCTTTACATTGTTGAGAACATTAATGTTGCTG CAATCGAAACAACATTATGGTCAATTGAGTGGGGTATCGCGGAACTAGTCAACCACCCTCACATCCAAAAGAAACTCCGTGACGAGATTGATACAGTTCTTGGACCAGGAGTGCAAGTAACTGAGCCAGACATGCCCAAGCTTCCGTACCTTCAGGCTGTGATCAAGGAGACTCTTAGACTCCGGATGGCAATTCCTCTCTTGGTCCCACACATGAACCTTCATGATGCAAAGCTTGCTGGATATGATATTCCAGCTGAGAGCAAAATCTTGGTCAATGCTTGGTGGCTAGCTAACAACCCCGCTCACTGGAAGAAACCAGAAGAGTTCAGACCCGAGAGGTTCTTCGAAGAGGAGAAGCACGTTGAGGCCAATGGCAATGACTTTAGATTTCTTCCTTTCGGTGTTGGTAGGAGGAGTTGCCCCGGAATTATCCTTGCTTTGCCAATTCTCGGCATCACTTTGGGACGTTTGGTGCAGAACTTTGAGATGTTGCCTCCTCCAGGGCAGTCGAAACTCGACACCTCGGAGAAAGGTGGACAGTTCAGTCTCCACATTTTGAAGCATTCTACCATTGTGATGAAACCAAGATCTTTCTGA
- the LOC125875133 gene encoding trans-cinnamate 4-monooxygenase C4H2 isoform X2 has protein sequence MDLLLLEKTLIGLFFAILIAIIVSKLRSKRFKLPPGPIPVPVFGNWLQVGDDLNHRNLTDYAKKFGDVFLLRMGQRNLVVVSSPELAKEVLHTQGVEFGSRTRNVVFDIFTGKGQDMVFTVYGEHWRKMRRIMTVPFFTNKVVQQYRGGWESEAASVVEDVKKSPESATNGIVLRKRLQLMMYNNMFRIMFDRRFESEDDPLFVKLRALNGERSRLAQSFEYNYGDFIPILRPFLRGYLKICKEVKEKRLKLFKDYFVDERKKLANTKSMDSNALKCAIDHILEAQQKGEINEDNVLYIVENINVAAIETTLWSIEWGIAELVNHPHIQKKLRDEIDTVLGPGVQVTEPDMPKLPYLQAVIKETLRLRMAIPLLVPHMNLHDAKLAGYDIPAESKILVNAWWLANDPAHWKKPEEFRPERFFEEEKHVEANGNDFRFLPFGVGRRSCPGIILALPILGITLGRLVQNFEMLPPPGQSKLDTSEKGGQFSLHILKHSTIVMKPRSF, from the exons atGGATCTTCTCTTACTGGAGAAGACCTTAATAGGTCTTTTCTTTGCCATTTTAATCGCTATTATTGTCTCTAAACTTCGTTCCAAGCGATTTAAACTACCCCCAGGTCCAATTCCAGTCCCAGTTTTTGGAAATTGGCTTCAAGTTGGTGATGATTTGAACCATAGAAACCTTACTGACTATGCTAAAAAATTTGGTGATGTTTTCTTGCTTAGAATGGGGCAAAGGAACTTAGTTGTTGTGTCATCCCCTGAATTAGCTAAAGAAGTTTTACACACACAAGGGGTTGAATTTGGTTCAAGAACAAGAAATgttgtttttgatatttttacagGGAAGGGTCAAGATATGGTTTTTACAGTGTATGGTGAGCACTGGAGGAAAATGAGGAGGATTATGACTGTACCCTTTTTTACAAATAAGGTGGTGCAGCAGTATAGAGGAGGGTGGGAGTCTGAGGCTGCTAGTGTAGTTGAGGATGTGAAGAAAAGCCCTGAATCTGCTACAAATGGGATTGTTTTGAGGAAAAGATTGCAGCTTATGATGTATAATAACATGTTTAGGATTATGTTTGATAGGAGATTTGAGAGTGAAGATGATCCCCTTTTTGTTAAGCTTAGGGCTTTGAATGGTGAGAGGAGTAGATTGGCTCAGAGCTTTGAGTACAACTATGGTGATTTTATCCCTATTTTGAGGCCTTTCTTGAGAGGATACTTGAAGATTTGTAAGGAGGTTAAGGAGAAGAGGTTGAAGCTATTCAAAGACTACTTTGTTGATGAAAGAAA GAAGCTTGCAAATACCAAGAGCATGGACAGCAATGCTCTAAAATGTGCAATTGATCACATTCTTGAAGCTCAACAGAAGGGAGAGATCAACGAGGATAACGTTCTTTACATCGTTGAGAACATCAATGTTGCTG CAATCGAAACAACATTGTGGTCAATTGAGTGGGGTATCGCGGAACTAGTCAACCACCCTCACATCCAAAAGAAACTCCGTGACGAGATTGATACAGTTCTTGGACCAGGAGTGCAAGTAACTGAGCCAGACATGCCCAAGCTTCCGTACCTTCAGGCTGTGATCAAGGAGACTCTTAGACTCAGGATGGCAATTCCTCTTTTAGTCCCACACATGAACCTTCATGATGCAAAGCTTGCTGGATACGATATTCCAGCTGAAAGCAAAATCTTAGTTAACGCTTGGTGGCTAGCTAACGACCCCGCTCACTGGAAGAAACCTGAAGAGTTCAGACCTGAGAGGTTCTTCGAAGAGGAGAAGCACGTTGAGGCCAATGGCAACGACTTCAGATTTCTTCCTTTCGGTGTTGGTAGGAGGAGTTGCCCCGGAATTATCCTTGCATTGCCAATTCTCGGCATCACTTTGGGACGTTTGGTTCAAAACTTTGAGATGTTGCCTCCTCCAGGGCAGTCGAAGCTCGACAC CTCGGAGAAAGGTGGACAGTTCAGTCTCCACATTTTGAAGCATTCTACCATTGTGATGAAACCAAGATCTTTCTGA